The following are encoded together in the Gemmatimonadaceae bacterium genome:
- a CDS encoding acyl carrier protein, translating to MADNAQKVRDIIEKELGVEREKLTDEASFIEDLGADSLDIVELVMEFEKEFNIDIPDEDAEKLRTVGDAVAYLNQKVSG from the coding sequence ATGGCCGACAATGCACAGAAAGTCCGTGATATCATCGAGAAGGAACTCGGCGTGGAGCGTGAGAAGCTCACCGACGAAGCAAGCTTCATCGAAGACCTGGGCGCGGACAGCCTCGACATCGTCGAGCTCGTCATGGAGTTCGAGAAGGAGTTCAACATCGACATTCCCGATGAAGATGCCGAGAAGCTGCGGACCGTCGGCGACGCCGTGGCCTACCTGAACCAGAAGGTCAGCGGTTGA